One Comamonas endophytica DNA window includes the following coding sequences:
- the coaE gene encoding dephospho-CoA kinase (Dephospho-CoA kinase (CoaE) performs the final step in coenzyme A biosynthesis.) gives MERGAPTSRWRTPRLGVTGGIGSGKSTFAAMLAARGAIHIDADQIARSVTAAGGLAMAPIAAAFGAELIDADGGLHRERMRALAFADPTARARLEAIVHPLVGQATAGRIAQAEQAGAKLLVLDIPLLVESGRWSGQLDQVLVVDCREATQIERVMRRSQLAPEAIERILAAQATRRARRAAADIIIYNDTQDLERLRAHAFRIGALFGL, from the coding sequence ATGGAGCGCGGCGCCCCGACCTCCCGCTGGCGCACGCCGCGCCTGGGCGTCACGGGCGGCATCGGCAGCGGCAAGAGCACCTTTGCCGCGATGCTGGCGGCGCGCGGCGCCATCCATATCGATGCCGACCAGATCGCGCGCAGCGTCACGGCGGCCGGTGGCCTGGCCATGGCGCCCATCGCCGCGGCCTTTGGCGCCGAACTGATCGACGCAGATGGCGGCCTGCACCGCGAGCGCATGCGCGCGCTGGCCTTTGCCGACCCGACGGCGCGCGCGCGGCTCGAAGCCATCGTGCATCCGCTGGTGGGCCAGGCCACGGCCGGGCGCATTGCGCAGGCCGAGCAGGCGGGGGCGAAGCTGCTGGTTCTGGACATTCCGCTGCTGGTCGAATCGGGCCGCTGGAGCGGCCAGCTGGACCAGGTGCTGGTGGTCGATTGCCGCGAAGCCACGCAGATCGAACGCGTCATGCGGCGCAGCCAGCTGGCGCCCGAAGCCATCGAACGCATCCTCGCGGCCCAGGCCACGCGCCGGGCGCGGCGGGCAGCGGCCGATATCATTATTTACAATGACACGCAGGATCTGGAGCGTTTGCGCGCGCATGCGTTTCGGATCGGCGCGTTGTTCGGGCTATGA
- a CDS encoding DNA gyrase inhibitor YacG, protein MTNTPEAPIVRCPTCKGPSVFGPQNRWRPFCSERCRQIDLGAWANEEFRVPSQVPPEGAPHGDPREQQD, encoded by the coding sequence ATGACAAATACCCCCGAAGCCCCCATCGTGCGCTGCCCCACCTGCAAGGGCCCGAGCGTGTTCGGCCCGCAGAACCGCTGGCGCCCGTTCTGCAGCGAGCGCTGCCGCCAGATCGACCTGGGCGCCTGGGCGAATGAGGAATTCCGTGTGCCCTCGCAGGTGCCACCCGAAGGTGCCCCGCACGGCGATCCCCGCGAACAGCAAGATTAA
- the zapD gene encoding cell division protein ZapD — protein MILYEYPFNERLRTYLRLECLFRRLGELIARPAPTDHHFALVTIFEIMDVAARVDLKADVLKDLEKQKALLDSYRGNPTIASELLDQIIDRLDACFAALNAQTGKTGQVLTENDWLMAIRSRVSIPGGTCGFDLPAYHAWQHLDVHVRQQALEGWTSSLTPLADALFVLMQMLRDTGVPQRVVAENGQFQQNLPTGRSFQLLRLRIDPALNLVPEISGNRLLVSVRMMRADANGKLQPCPENAAFEITLCA, from the coding sequence GTGATCCTCTACGAATACCCTTTCAATGAACGCCTGAGAACCTATCTCCGGCTGGAATGCCTGTTCCGCCGCCTGGGCGAGCTGATCGCACGCCCGGCGCCGACCGACCACCATTTCGCGCTGGTCACGATCTTCGAGATCATGGACGTCGCGGCGCGCGTGGACCTCAAGGCCGACGTGCTCAAGGACCTGGAGAAGCAGAAGGCGCTGCTCGACAGCTACCGCGGCAATCCGACCATTGCCAGCGAGCTGCTCGACCAGATCATCGACCGGCTTGACGCCTGCTTCGCGGCGCTCAATGCCCAGACCGGAAAGACCGGCCAGGTCCTGACCGAGAACGACTGGCTGATGGCCATCCGCAGCCGCGTCAGCATTCCCGGCGGCACCTGCGGCTTCGACCTGCCGGCCTACCATGCATGGCAGCATCTGGACGTCCACGTGCGCCAGCAGGCGCTGGAAGGCTGGACCAGTTCGCTGACCCCGCTGGCCGATGCGCTGTTCGTGCTGATGCAGATGCTGCGCGACACCGGCGTGCCCCAGCGCGTCGTGGCCGAGAACGGCCAGTTCCAGCAGAACCTGCCGACGGGACGGAGCTTCCAGCTGCTGCGCCTGCGCATCGATCCCGCGCTGAACCTGGTGCCGGAGATCAGCGGCAACCGGCTGCTGGTGTCGGTGCGGATGATGCGCGCGGATGCCAATGGCAAGCTGCAGCCCTGCCCCGAGAACGCGGCTTTCGAAATAACACTTTGCGCTTGA
- a CDS encoding ferritin-like domain-containing protein, which translates to MEPTTTGMNKTGATVNPDGVEAMVEAVQRYSPPTPIDTSAAARERLLYLRESDAVGSVPKPASLSGTLKTGVAQLLGDRPELLMDKIGERIAFERGGVRLYDALMVKFQAAAAAGVALPPIAQACKELGEDPRLITLREELPEQTLARIRAEELAHFHMLCDAMRKLGGDPTAQTPCADVIGTASMGLIQVVSDPRTTLAQSFNAMLTAELTDNAGWELLVQLTDKAGEHKLAGQFLQAQHEEAQHVLVIRSWLTALLTAEEHSSAI; encoded by the coding sequence ATGGAACCCACCACCACCGGAATGAACAAGACCGGCGCCACGGTCAACCCCGATGGCGTCGAAGCGATGGTCGAGGCTGTGCAGCGCTACAGCCCGCCGACCCCGATCGATACCAGCGCTGCCGCGCGCGAACGCCTGCTGTACCTGCGGGAATCCGATGCCGTCGGTTCCGTGCCCAAGCCGGCGTCGCTGAGTGGCACCCTCAAGACCGGCGTCGCCCAGCTGCTCGGTGACCGCCCCGAACTGCTGATGGACAAGATCGGCGAAAGAATTGCCTTCGAGCGCGGCGGCGTGCGCCTCTACGATGCGTTGATGGTGAAGTTCCAGGCCGCCGCCGCCGCCGGCGTGGCCCTGCCGCCGATCGCACAGGCCTGCAAGGAACTGGGCGAGGATCCACGCCTGATCACCCTGCGCGAAGAGCTGCCGGAACAGACGCTGGCGCGCATCCGCGCCGAGGAACTGGCGCATTTCCACATGCTGTGCGACGCGATGCGGAAGCTTGGTGGCGACCCGACTGCCCAGACGCCCTGCGCCGATGTGATCGGCACGGCCTCGATGGGCCTGATCCAGGTGGTGAGCGATCCACGCACGACGCTGGCGCAGTCGTTCAACGCCATGCTGACGGCCGAGCTGACGGACAACGCCGGCTGGGAGCTGCTGGTGCAGCTGACCGACAAGGCCGGCGAACACAAGCTGGCGGGCCAATTCCTGCAGGCGCAGCATGAGGAAGCGCAGCATGTGCTGGTGATCCGCAGCTGGCTCACCGCGCTGCTGACCGCCGAGGAGCATTCGTCCGCCATCTGA
- a CDS encoding MBL fold metallo-hydrolase yields the protein MPRIHHLNCICACPLGGRLMDGRAPTVFQRGTLCCHCLLLETSEGLTLVDTGYGLGDVREPQRRLSSFFLWLMSPDLREEMTAARQIERLGFRREDVRHIVLTHLDFDHAGGLDDFPRAAVHLLRSEREAAEAQHTWLDRQRYRPAQWASRPRWQVYDAAQGDTWQGLQCVRALRGLTDDVLLVPLAGHTLGHAGVAVRSGEGWMLMAGDAYFHHREMDLEDPWCTPGLRMYQTMMEKDRKARLANQGRLRALKAQAGAAIDILSAHDPLEFERVAGRAMYTLPEAVPAVQRT from the coding sequence ATGCCCAGGATCCACCATCTCAACTGCATCTGCGCCTGCCCGCTGGGCGGGCGCCTGATGGACGGGCGTGCGCCCACGGTCTTCCAGCGCGGCACGCTGTGCTGCCATTGCCTGCTGCTGGAGACCTCCGAGGGCCTGACGCTGGTCGATACCGGCTACGGCCTGGGCGACGTGCGCGAGCCGCAGCGCCGCCTGAGCAGCTTCTTCCTCTGGCTGATGTCGCCCGATCTGCGCGAGGAGATGACCGCCGCGCGCCAGATCGAGCGCCTGGGGTTCCGCCGCGAGGACGTGCGGCATATCGTGCTGACCCATCTGGACTTCGACCACGCGGGCGGCCTCGACGACTTCCCGCGGGCCGCGGTGCATCTGCTGCGCAGCGAGCGCGAGGCGGCCGAGGCGCAGCACACCTGGCTCGACCGCCAGCGCTACCGGCCCGCGCAGTGGGCGAGCCGCCCGCGCTGGCAGGTCTATGACGCAGCGCAGGGCGACACCTGGCAGGGCCTGCAGTGCGTGCGTGCGCTGCGCGGCTTGACGGACGACGTGCTGCTGGTGCCGCTGGCCGGCCACACGCTGGGCCATGCTGGCGTCGCGGTGCGCTCGGGCGAAGGCTGGATGCTGATGGCCGGCGATGCGTATTTTCACCACCGCGAGATGGACCTCGAGGATCCCTGGTGCACGCCGGGCCTGCGCATGTACCAGACGATGATGGAAAAGGACCGCAAGGCGCGCCTGGCCAACCAGGGCCGGCTGCGCGCGCTCAAGGCGCAGGCTGGCGCCGCCATCGACATCCTGAGCGCGCACGATCCGCTGGAATTCGAGCGCGTTGCGGGCCGCGCGATGTATACGCTGCCCGAAGCCGTGCCGGCGGTTCAGCGCACATAG
- a CDS encoding NUDIX domain-containing protein, translating into MSLRKHTEVAVGVLIRADDALLLTSRPEGKPCAGYWEFPGGKLEDGESVEQALRRELIEELGITIGAAEVWKVTEHDYPHALVRLHWCKVRDWQGTFDMREGQSMAWQQLPLDVKPVLPGSLPVLQWLAQERGMAFDAEHYTRHLPEATPGL; encoded by the coding sequence GTGAGCCTGCGCAAACATACCGAAGTCGCGGTCGGCGTGCTGATCCGCGCCGACGATGCGCTGCTGCTGACCTCGCGTCCCGAGGGCAAGCCCTGCGCGGGCTACTGGGAGTTCCCGGGCGGCAAGCTGGAAGACGGCGAATCGGTGGAGCAGGCGCTGCGCCGCGAGCTGATCGAGGAACTGGGCATCACCATCGGCGCGGCCGAGGTCTGGAAGGTCACCGAGCACGACTACCCGCATGCGCTGGTGCGGTTGCACTGGTGCAAGGTGCGCGACTGGCAGGGCACGTTCGACATGCGCGAAGGCCAGTCGATGGCCTGGCAGCAGCTGCCGCTCGATGTCAAACCGGTGCTGCCGGGCTCGTTGCCGGTGCTGCAATGGCTGGCGCAGGAGCGTGGGATGGCATTCGATGCCGAGCATTACACCCGGCATCTGCCCGAGGCCACGCCTGGCCTTTAA
- a CDS encoding KGG domain-containing protein encodes MANSNQQGGGNQNQSGGSSERGFASMDSDKQREIAAEGGRAAHASGNAHEFTSEEAREAGSKSHGGQGSGGNQGGSGSNQGGSGGNQGGSGGTRGGTSEQHAEAGRQSHKNDQR; translated from the coding sequence ATGGCCAATAGCAATCAGCAAGGTGGCGGCAACCAGAACCAATCCGGTGGATCGTCGGAACGTGGCTTTGCGTCCATGGACAGCGACAAGCAACGCGAGATCGCAGCCGAGGGCGGACGTGCCGCCCATGCTTCCGGCAACGCGCATGAGTTCACCTCCGAAGAAGCCCGGGAAGCCGGCTCCAAGAGCCATGGCGGGCAGGGCTCGGGCGGTAACCAAGGCGGCTCCGGCAGCAACCAGGGCGGCTCTGGTGGCAACCAGGGCGGCTCCGGCGGCACCCGCGGCGGCACCAGCGAGCAGCATGCCGAAGCCGGCCGCCAAAGCCACAAGAACGACCAGCGTTGA
- a CDS encoding prepilin peptidase has translation MPMGWEFAALGGVLGLLIGSFLNVVIHRLPKIMERQWAEECLQHAQEQALAAGQAPPPAAAAEPFSLSTPRSRCPHCGHAIRWYENIPVLSYLALRGQCAACKARISPRYPLVELATAALFAFCLGKWGLTATGLAWCGFSAALLALALIDWDTTLLPDGITLPLLWAGLLAAALRWTEVPLADAVWGAAAGYLSLWLVFWGFKLATGKDGMGYGDFKLFAALGAWFGWQALVPMILAASVIGAVVGIAMKLRSQLREGGYIPFGPFLAGAGFAALLFGPQRMLERFLALLGL, from the coding sequence ATGCCGATGGGTTGGGAATTCGCCGCCCTGGGCGGCGTGCTGGGCCTGCTGATCGGCAGTTTCCTGAACGTGGTGATCCACCGCCTGCCGAAGATCATGGAGCGGCAATGGGCCGAGGAATGCCTGCAGCATGCGCAGGAGCAGGCACTGGCCGCGGGCCAGGCCCCGCCTCCCGCTGCGGCCGCGGAACCCTTCAGCCTGAGCACCCCGCGTTCGCGCTGCCCGCACTGCGGCCATGCGATCCGCTGGTATGAAAACATCCCGGTGCTGAGCTATCTGGCGCTGCGCGGGCAATGCGCGGCGTGCAAGGCGCGCATCAGCCCGCGCTATCCGCTGGTGGAGCTGGCCACGGCCGCGCTGTTCGCCTTCTGCCTGGGAAAGTGGGGTCTCACCGCCACCGGCCTGGCATGGTGCGGCTTCAGCGCCGCGCTGCTGGCGCTGGCGCTGATCGACTGGGACACCACGCTGCTGCCCGACGGCATCACGCTGCCGCTGCTATGGGCAGGACTGCTCGCGGCGGCACTGCGCTGGACGGAAGTGCCGCTGGCCGATGCGGTCTGGGGCGCGGCCGCGGGCTATCTGTCGCTGTGGCTGGTGTTCTGGGGCTTCAAGCTGGCGACCGGCAAGGACGGCATGGGCTATGGCGACTTCAAGCTGTTTGCCGCGCTGGGCGCCTGGTTCGGCTGGCAGGCGCTGGTGCCGATGATCCTTGCGGCCTCGGTGATCGGCGCGGTGGTCGGCATTGCCATGAAGCTGCGCAGCCAGCTGCGCGAGGGCGGCTACATTCCTTTCGGCCCGTTCCTGGCGGGCGCCGGCTTTGCGGCCCTCCTCTTCGGGCCGCAGCGCATGCTCGAGCGCTTCCTGGCGCTGCTGGGGCTGTGA
- a CDS encoding type II secretion system F family protein produces the protein MATAGIQDFVFEWEGKDRHGKIVRGETRAGGENQVQATLRRQGIFPTRIKKRRTRSGKKIKPKDIALFTRQLATMMKAGVPLLQSFDIVARGNTNASVTRLLNDIRADVEVGTSLNAAFRKHPMYFNSLYCNLVEAGESAGILETLLDRLALYMEKTEAIKGKIKSALMYPSAVIVVTFVVIAVIMIFVVPAFKEVFSSFGADLPAPTLLVMAISDVFVQWWWLIFGLIGGGIYFFMQAWRRSPNIQMTMDRLMLRLPIFGVLIQKSSVARWTRTLSTMFAAGVPLVEALDSVGGAAGNAVYAQATEKIQQEVSTGTSLTAAMTATNVFPSMVLQMCAIGEESGSIDHMLGKAADFYEQEVDEMVAGLSSLMEPIIIVFLGTIIGGIVVAMYLPIFQLGQVV, from the coding sequence ATGGCGACAGCAGGCATCCAGGATTTCGTCTTCGAGTGGGAAGGCAAGGACCGGCACGGCAAGATCGTGCGCGGCGAGACGCGCGCGGGCGGCGAGAACCAGGTGCAGGCCACGCTGCGGCGCCAGGGCATCTTTCCCACGCGCATCAAGAAGCGCCGCACCCGCTCGGGCAAGAAGATCAAGCCCAAGGACATCGCGCTGTTCACGCGCCAGCTGGCCACGATGATGAAGGCCGGCGTGCCGCTGCTGCAGTCCTTCGACATCGTCGCGCGCGGCAACACCAACGCCAGCGTGACCCGCCTGCTCAACGACATCCGCGCCGACGTCGAGGTGGGCACCTCGCTGAACGCGGCCTTCCGCAAGCATCCGATGTATTTCAACAGCCTCTACTGCAACCTGGTCGAGGCCGGGGAATCGGCCGGCATCCTGGAGACCCTGCTCGACCGGCTGGCGCTCTACATGGAAAAGACCGAGGCCATCAAGGGCAAGATCAAATCGGCCCTGATGTATCCGAGCGCGGTGATCGTCGTCACCTTCGTGGTCATCGCGGTGATCATGATCTTCGTGGTGCCGGCCTTCAAGGAGGTGTTCAGCTCCTTCGGCGCGGACCTGCCCGCGCCCACGCTGCTGGTCATGGCCATCAGCGACGTCTTCGTGCAGTGGTGGTGGCTGATCTTCGGCCTGATCGGCGGCGGCATCTACTTCTTCATGCAGGCCTGGCGGCGCAGCCCGAACATCCAGATGACCATGGACCGGCTCATGCTGCGCCTGCCGATCTTCGGCGTGCTGATACAGAAATCCAGCGTCGCGCGCTGGACGCGCACGCTCTCGACGATGTTTGCCGCGGGCGTGCCGCTGGTCGAGGCGCTGGATTCGGTGGGCGGCGCGGCGGGCAATGCCGTCTATGCCCAGGCCACCGAGAAGATCCAGCAGGAGGTCTCGACCGGCACCAGCCTCACGGCCGCCATGACCGCGACCAATGTGTTTCCCTCGATGGTGCTGCAGATGTGCGCCATCGGCGAGGAATCGGGCTCGATCGACCACATGCTGGGCAAGGCCGCCGATTTCTACGAGCAGGAGGTCGACGAGATGGTGGCCGGCCTGTCGAGCCTGATGGAGCCGATCATCATCGTCTTCCTTGGCACCATCATCGGCGGCATCGTGGTCGCCATGTACCTGCCGATCTTCCAGCTGGGCCAGGTGGTCTGA
- a CDS encoding DUF2269 family protein, with product MEYFLLKWLHILSSTVLFGTGIGSAFYLLVTVLGGDMRLIAHVARWVVRADWMFTATTAIAQPLTGFWLLHLMGIPLGTGWVAWSLGLYAVAIACWLPVVWLQMRLRDLAQQCAERGEPANAQFRRLFVAWVALGVPALAAFLAIFWLMVAKPSF from the coding sequence ATGGAATATTTCCTGCTCAAGTGGTTGCATATCCTGTCCTCCACCGTGCTGTTCGGCACCGGCATCGGATCGGCGTTCTATCTGCTGGTCACGGTGCTCGGCGGCGACATGCGGCTGATCGCCCACGTGGCGCGCTGGGTCGTGCGCGCCGACTGGATGTTCACCGCCACCACTGCCATCGCCCAGCCGCTGACCGGTTTCTGGCTGCTGCATCTGATGGGCATTCCGCTGGGTACCGGCTGGGTCGCCTGGTCGCTGGGACTGTATGCGGTGGCCATAGCCTGCTGGCTGCCCGTCGTGTGGCTGCAGATGCGGCTGCGCGACCTGGCCCAGCAGTGCGCCGAGCGCGGCGAGCCGGCCAACGCGCAGTTCCGCCGCCTGTTCGTGGCCTGGGTGGCGCTGGGCGTGCCGGCGCTTGCGGCCTTCCTGGCGATCTTCTGGCTGATGGTTGCCAAACCTTCGTTCTAG
- a CDS encoding SDR family oxidoreductase, with amino-acid sequence MKVLVTGATGAIGSALVRALRAAHCEVVAASRAPADPAGLPVDLAAVPSRQWWAQQLQGVQVVVNAAGIIRESAGQSFDAVHTRGPQELFHGCVAAGVRHVIQISALGADEGAASAFHRSKKAADDLLRGLPVASTIVQPSLVYGPGVASAALFDSLATLPWLMLPRGGASAVQPVRLEDVVQGLVKLVTQPAAGQRTLAFVGPEPLTLREYLGQLRERQGISTRQRIFSLPDGLALWGARLLEWWPRTPMTREAVGMLLRGNAASATGFAQLLGHAPQPPGRGQGPGEARAHRHAAMLALWLPPMRLAVALLWIWTGLVSLGLYPEHASLALLAGVGLTGVLAWWSLYVAAVLDLALGVAVFFTRGQARRWVWLAQLATMLGYTAILSLRAPEWWLHPFGPLSKNLPFALLIGLLWAFEPPLRHNRR; translated from the coding sequence ATGAAGGTCCTCGTGACGGGCGCCACCGGCGCCATTGGCAGCGCGCTGGTGCGCGCCCTGCGCGCCGCGCATTGCGAGGTGGTGGCGGCATCGCGCGCGCCTGCGGATCCCGCGGGCCTGCCAGTCGACCTGGCGGCCGTGCCGTCGCGCCAGTGGTGGGCGCAGCAGCTGCAGGGCGTGCAGGTCGTGGTCAATGCGGCCGGCATCATCCGCGAAAGCGCGGGTCAGTCCTTCGACGCGGTGCACACCCGGGGGCCGCAGGAGCTCTTCCACGGCTGCGTCGCTGCGGGCGTGCGGCATGTGATCCAGATTTCCGCGCTGGGCGCCGACGAAGGAGCAGCCAGCGCCTTCCACCGCAGCAAGAAAGCCGCCGACGACCTGCTGCGCGGCCTGCCGGTGGCCTCGACCATCGTGCAGCCCTCGCTGGTCTATGGACCCGGAGTTGCCAGCGCCGCGCTGTTCGACAGCCTGGCCACCCTGCCCTGGCTGATGCTGCCGCGCGGCGGTGCCTCGGCGGTACAGCCCGTGCGCCTGGAAGATGTGGTGCAAGGGCTGGTGAAGCTGGTCACGCAGCCGGCCGCGGGCCAGCGCACGCTGGCCTTCGTCGGCCCCGAGCCACTGACGCTGCGCGAGTACCTCGGCCAGTTGCGCGAGCGCCAGGGCATCTCCACCCGGCAGCGCATTTTCAGCCTGCCCGACGGCTTGGCGCTGTGGGGTGCGCGGCTGCTGGAATGGTGGCCGCGCACCCCCATGACCCGCGAGGCCGTGGGCATGCTGCTGCGCGGCAATGCCGCCAGTGCCACCGGCTTCGCGCAGCTGCTGGGACATGCGCCGCAGCCGCCGGGACGCGGCCAAGGCCCTGGCGAAGCGCGCGCGCACCGGCACGCGGCAATGCTCGCGCTCTGGCTTCCCCCGATGCGCCTGGCCGTGGCGCTGCTGTGGATCTGGACCGGCCTGGTGTCGCTGGGCCTGTACCCCGAGCACGCGAGCCTGGCGCTGCTGGCTGGCGTGGGGCTCACGGGCGTCCTGGCCTGGTGGTCGCTCTACGTGGCGGCCGTGCTGGACCTGGCGCTGGGCGTGGCGGTGTTCTTCACCCGCGGCCAGGCCAGGCGCTGGGTCTGGCTGGCACAACTCGCCACCATGCTCGGCTACACCGCCATCCTCAGCCTGCGGGCGCCCGAGTGGTGGCTGCATCCCTTCGGGCCGCTGTCCAAGAACCTGCCCTTTGCCCTGCTCATCGGCCTGCTCTGGGCCTTCGAGCCCCCCCTGCGCCACAACCGGCGCTGA
- the pilB gene encoding type IV-A pilus assembly ATPase PilB, whose product MPAADSANPPSSSTALPGLGRALISAGTITAQAAEELHRKSQASRTSFISELIGSGTVSPSQLAHTLSAVFGAPLIDLDAVDPAMLPQGLLAPKLCLTYRVVVLSKRNNRLTIAAADPTDQEAAERIKFTSQMGIDWIIAEYDKLVALCEATHKSAAESLQSYTASSDFNFDDIKAEEPDEPADNAAASDVEDAPVVKFLHKMLLDAFNMRASDLHFEPYEHQYRVRFRIDGELREIASPPIAIKDKLASRIKVISRLDISEKRVPQDGRMKLKVGPNRTIDFRVSTLPTLFGEKIVIRILDPESAKMGIEALGYEPEEKERLLHAISRPYGMILVTGPTGSGKTVSLYTCLNLLNKPGVNIATAEDPSEINLPGVNQVNVNEKAGLTFATALKAFLRQDPDIIMVGEIRDLETADTSIKAAQTGHLVLSTVHTNDAPSTLTRMRNMGIAPFNIASSVILITAQRLARRLCQQCKQPADVPHQALLDAGYDANDIDGSWVTYKAVGCKACNSGYKGRVGIYQVMPVSEEIQRIILRDGSALEIAAQAKLEGVRSLRESGLYKARLGLTSLEEVLAVTNE is encoded by the coding sequence ATGCCTGCTGCCGATTCCGCCAACCCGCCTTCCTCCAGCACGGCGCTTCCCGGCCTGGGTCGCGCCCTGATTTCTGCCGGCACGATCACGGCCCAGGCAGCCGAGGAACTGCACCGGAAATCCCAGGCTTCGCGCACCAGCTTCATCTCCGAGCTCATCGGCTCCGGGACGGTCTCTCCCTCCCAGCTGGCGCATACCCTGTCCGCCGTGTTCGGCGCGCCGCTGATAGACCTGGACGCGGTCGATCCCGCGATGCTGCCACAGGGGCTGCTGGCACCCAAGCTCTGCCTGACCTACCGCGTGGTGGTGCTGAGCAAGCGCAACAACCGGCTGACGATCGCCGCTGCCGACCCCACCGACCAGGAAGCGGCGGAACGCATCAAGTTCACGTCGCAGATGGGGATCGACTGGATCATTGCCGAGTACGACAAGCTGGTGGCGCTGTGCGAGGCCACGCACAAGAGCGCCGCCGAGTCGCTGCAGTCGTACACCGCCTCCAGCGACTTCAACTTCGACGACATCAAGGCCGAGGAGCCCGACGAACCCGCCGACAATGCCGCGGCATCGGACGTCGAAGACGCGCCGGTCGTGAAATTCCTGCACAAGATGCTGCTCGATGCGTTCAACATGCGCGCCTCCGACCTGCATTTCGAGCCCTACGAGCACCAGTACCGGGTGCGCTTCCGCATCGACGGCGAGCTGCGCGAGATCGCCTCGCCGCCCATTGCCATCAAGGACAAGCTGGCCTCGCGCATCAAGGTCATCTCGCGCCTGGACATCTCCGAGAAGCGCGTGCCGCAGGATGGGCGCATGAAGCTCAAGGTCGGTCCCAACCGCACCATCGACTTCCGCGTGAGCACGCTGCCCACGCTGTTCGGCGAGAAGATCGTGATCCGTATCCTGGACCCCGAGAGCGCCAAGATGGGCATCGAGGCGCTGGGCTACGAGCCCGAGGAGAAGGAGCGGCTGCTGCACGCCATCAGCCGCCCCTACGGCATGATCCTGGTCACGGGCCCCACGGGCTCGGGCAAGACGGTGTCGCTCTACACCTGCCTGAACCTGCTGAACAAGCCGGGCGTCAACATCGCGACCGCCGAGGACCCCTCGGAAATCAACCTGCCCGGCGTCAACCAGGTCAACGTCAACGAAAAGGCCGGCCTGACCTTCGCCACCGCGCTCAAGGCCTTCCTGCGCCAGGATCCCGACATCATCATGGTCGGCGAAATCCGCGACCTGGAAACCGCCGATACCTCGATCAAGGCCGCCCAGACCGGCCACCTGGTGCTGTCCACCGTGCACACCAACGACGCGCCCAGCACGCTCACGCGCATGCGCAACATGGGCATCGCGCCCTTCAACATCGCCTCGAGCGTCATCCTGATCACCGCCCAGCGCCTGGCGCGGCGCCTGTGCCAGCAATGCAAGCAGCCGGCCGACGTGCCGCACCAGGCGCTGCTGGACGCCGGCTACGACGCCAACGACATCGACGGCAGCTGGGTGACCTACAAGGCCGTGGGCTGCAAGGCCTGCAACAGCGGCTACAAGGGCCGCGTCGGCATCTACCAGGTCATGCCGGTCTCCGAGGAAATCCAGCGCATCATCCTGCGCGACGGCAGCGCGCTCGAGATCGCGGCGCAGGCCAAGCTCGAGGGGGTGCGCTCGCTGCGCGAATCGGGCCTGTACAAGGCGCGGCTGGGACTGACTTCACTGGAAGAGGTGCTGGCGGTGACCAACGAATAA